In the genome of Globicephala melas chromosome 3, mGloMel1.2, whole genome shotgun sequence, one region contains:
- the ADAMTS10 gene encoding A disintegrin and metalloproteinase with thrombospondin motifs 10 isoform X3, with protein MAPACQILRWALALGLGLTFEVTHAFRSQDEFLSSLESYEIAFPTRVDHNGALLAFSPPTPRRQRRGTGPQAESRLFYKVAAPSTHFLLNLTRSPRLLAGHVSVEYWTREGLAWQRAARPHCLYAGHLQGQASSSHVAISTCGGLHGLIVADEEEYLIEPLQGGPKGQRGPEESGPHVVYKRSSLRHPHLDTACGVRDEKPWKGRPWWLRTLKPPPAWPLGNETERGQPGLKRSVSRERYVETLVVADKMMVAYHGRRDVEQYVLAIMNIVAKLFQDSSLGNIVNILVTRLILLTEDQPTLEITHHAGKSLDSFCKWQKSIVNRSGHGNAIPENGVANHDTAVLITRYDICIYKNKPCGTLGLAPVGGMCERERSCSINEDIGLATAFTIAHEIGHTFGMNHDGVGNSCGARGQDPAKLMAAHITMKTNPFVWSSCSRDYITSFLDLGLGLCLNNRPPRQDFVYPTVAPGQAYDADEQCRFQHGVKSRQCKYGEVCSELWCLSKSNRCITNSIPAAEGTLCQTHTIDKGWCYKRVCVPFGSRPEGVDGAWGPWTPWGDCSRTCGGGVSSSSRHCDSPRPTIGGKYCLGERRRHRSCNTDDCPPGSQDFREMQCSEFDSVPFRGKFYTWKTYRGGGVKACSLTCLAEGFNFYTERAAAVVDGTPCRPDTVDICVSGECKHVGCDRVLGSDLREDKCRVCGGDGSACETIEGVFSPAWPGAGTRNGGDRQVQGRAKWVTSELHCPGYEEVVWIPKGSVHIFIQDLNLSLSHLALKGDQESLLLEGLPGTPQPHRLPLAGTTFQLRQGPDQTQSLEALGPINASLIIMVLARTELPVLRYRFNAPITRDALPPYSWHYAPWTKCSAQCAGARCRLWSAATSWTAQPWLRTTAAPTASYPRGSAPATQSPAHPSECLPGCRVGMASTGVMVLLGSEEWVLPKLGRRKLVALQPQL; from the exons ATGGCTCCTGCCTGCCAGATCCTCCGCTGGGCCCTCGCCCTGGGGCTGGGCCTCACGTTCGAGGTCACGCACGCCTTCCGGTCTCAAG ATGAGTTCCTGTCCAGTCTGGAGAGCTATGAGATCGCCTTCCCCACCCGAGTGGACCACAACGGGGCACTGCTGGCCTtctcacccccaacccccaggagGCAGCGTCGGGGCACAGGGCCCCAAGCAGAGTCCCGCCTTTTCTACAAGGTGGCAGCACCCAGCACCCACTTCCTGCTGAACCTGACCCGCAGCCCTCGCCTCCTGGCGGGGCATGTCTCCGTGGAGTACTGGACTCGAGAGGGCCTGGCCTGGCAGAGGGCCGCCCGGCCCCACTGCCTCTACGCCGGCCACCTGCAGGGCCAGGCCAGCAGCTCCCACGTGGCCATCAGCACCTGTGGGGGCCTG CATGGCCTGATTGTGGCAGATGAAGAAGAATACTTAATCGAGCCCCTGCAAGGAGGGCCCAAGGGGCAGCGGGGCCCAGAGGAGAGTGGTCCCCACGTGGTGTACAAGCGTTCCTCCCTGCGTCACCCCCACCTGGACACAGCCTGTGGAGTGAGAG ATGAGAAACCGTGGAAGGGGCGGCCTTGGTGGCTGCGCACCCTGAAACCGCCACCTGCCTGGCCCCTCGGGAATGAAACAGAGCGCGGCCAGCCAGGCCTGAAGCGCTCGGTCAGCCGAGAGCGCTATGTGGAGACCCTGGTGGTGGCTGACAAGATGATGGTGGCCTACCACGGGCGCCGAGACGTGGAACAGTATGTGCTGGCCATCATGAACATT GTTGCCAAACTTTTCCAGGACTCGAGTCTGGGAAACATCGTTAATATCCTGGTAACACGCCTCATCCTGCTCACGGAGGACcag CCCACCCTGGAGATCACCCACCATGCTGGGAAGTCCCTGGACAGCTTCTGTAAGTGGCAGAAATCCATCGTGAACCGTAGCGGCCATGGCAATGCCATTCCAGAGAACGGCGTGGCCAACCATGACACAGCGGTGCTCATCACACG CTATGACATCTGCATCTACAAGAACAAACCCTGCGGCACACTAG GCCTGGCCCCCGTGGGCGGGATGTGTGAGCGAGAGAGAAGTTGTAGCATCAACGAAGACATCGGCCTGGCCACAGCATTCACCATTGCCCACGAGATCGGACACAC GTTTGGCATGAACCACGACGGCGTGGGGAACAGCTGCGGGGCCCGTGGCCAGGACCCGGCCAAACTCATGGCCGCGCACATCACCATGAAGACCAACCCGTTTGTGTGGTCCTCCTGCAGCCGTGACTACATCACCAGCTTTCTGGA CTTGGGCCTGGGGCTCTGCCTGAACAACCGGCCGCCCAGACAGGACTTCGTGTACCCAACGGTGGCCCCCGGCCAGGCCTATGATGCAGACGAACAATGCCGCTTCCAGCATGGAGTCAAATCGCGTCAGTGTAAATACGGG GAGGTCTGCAGCGAGTTGTGGTGTCTGAGCAAGAGCAACCGGTGCATCACCAACAGCATCCCGGCCGCCGAGGGCACGCTGTGCCAGACGCACACCATCGACAAGGGG TGGTGCTACAAGCGGGTCTGCGTCCCCTTCGGGTCGCGGCCGGAGGGCGTGGACGGCGCCTGGGGCCCGTGGACCCCGTGGGGCGACTGCAGCCGGACGTGCGGCGGCGGCGTGTCCTCCTCCAGCCGTCACTGCGACAGCCCCAG GCCGACGATCGGGGGCAAGTACTGCTTGGGCGAGAGACGGAGGCACCGTTCCTGCAACACCGAT GACTGTCCCCCAGGCTCCCAGGACTTCAGGGAAATGCAGTGCTCTGAATTTGACAGTGTCCCCTTCCGTGGAAAATTCTACACGTGGAAAACGTACCGGGGAG GGGGCGTGAAGGCCTGCTCGCTCACGTGCCTAGCAGAAGGCTTCAACTTCTACACGGAGAGGGCGGCGGCTGTGGTGGACGGGACGCCCTGCCGCCCAGACACAGTGGACATTTGTGTCAGCGGCGAGTGCAAG CACGTGGGCTGCGACCGGGTCCTGGGCTCTGACCTGCGGGAAGACAAGTGCAGAGTGTGTGGGGGTGATGGCAGCGCCTGCGAAACCATCGAGGGGGTCTTCAGCCCAGCCTGGCCTGGAGCCG GGACCAGGAATGGGGGAGACAGGCAGGTGCAGGGAAGGGCCAAGTGGGTGACATCTGAGCTCCACTGTCCAGGGTACGAGGAAGTCGTCTGGATCCCCAAAGGCTCCGTCCACATTTTCATCCAGGACCTGAACCTCTCCCTCAGTCACCTGG CCCTGAAGGGGGACCAGGAGTCCCTGCTGCTGGAGGGGCTGCCTGGGACCCCCCAGCCCCACCGCCTGCCCCTGGCCGGGACCACCTTTCAGCTGCGACAAGGGCCGGATCAGACCCAGAGCCTAGAAGCCCTGGGACCCATTAACGCATCTCTCATCATCATG GTGCTGGCCCGGACTGAGCTGCCGGTCCTCCGCTACCGCTTCAATGCACCCATCACCCGAGATGCACTGCCTCCGTACTCCTGGCACTACGCGCCCTGGACCAAGTGCTCGGCCCAGTGTGCAGGCG CCAGGTGCAGGCTGTGGAGTGCCGCAACCAGCTGGACAGCTCAGCCGTGGCTCCGCACCACTGCAGCGCCCACAGCAAGCTACCCAAGAGGCAGCGCGCCTGCAACACAGAGCCCTGCCCACCCGAGTGAGTGCCTGCCAGGGTGCAGGGTCGGGATGGCAAGCACTGGAGTGATGGTGCTACTGGGATCAGAGGAGTGGGTGCTCCCTAAG CTGGGTCGTAGGAAACTGGTCGCGCTGCAGCCGCAGCTGTGA
- the ADAMTS10 gene encoding A disintegrin and metalloproteinase with thrombospondin motifs 10 isoform X4 yields the protein MAPACQILRWALALGLGLTFEVTHAFRSQDEFLSSLESYEIAFPTRVDHNGALLAFSPPTPRRQRRGTGPQAESRLFYKVAAPSTHFLLNLTRSPRLLAGHVSVEYWTREGLAWQRAARPHCLYAGHLQGQASSSHVAISTCGGLHGLIVADEEEYLIEPLQGGPKGQRGPEESGPHVVYKRSSLRHPHLDTACGVRDEKPWKGRPWWLRTLKPPPAWPLGNETERGQPGLKRSVSRERYVETLVVADKMMVAYHGRRDVEQYVLAIMNIVAKLFQDSSLGNIVNILVTRLILLTEDQPTLEITHHAGKSLDSFCKWQKSIVNRSGHGNAIPENGVANHDTAVLITRYDICIYKNKPCGTLGLAPVGGMCERERSCSINEDIGLATAFTIAHEIGHTFGMNHDGVGNSCGARGQDPAKLMAAHITMKTNPFVWSSCSRDYITSFLDLGLGLCLNNRPPRQDFVYPTVAPGQAYDADEQCRFQHGVKSRQCKYGEVCSELWCLSKSNRCITNSIPAAEGTLCQTHTIDKGWCYKRVCVPFGSRPEGVDGAWGPWTPWGDCSRTCGGGVSSSSRHCDSPRPTIGGKYCLGERRRHRSCNTDDCPPGSQDFREMQCSEFDSVPFRGKFYTWKTYRGGGVKACSLTCLAEGFNFYTERAAAVVDGTPCRPDTVDICVSGECKHVGCDRVLGSDLREDKCRVCGGDGSACETIEGVFSPAWPGAGTRNGGDRQVQGRAKWVTSELHCPGYEEVVWIPKGSVHIFIQDLNLSLSHLALKGDQESLLLEGLPGTPQPHRLPLAGTTFQLRQGPDQTQSLEALGPINASLIIMVLARTELPVLRYRFNAPITRDALPPYSWHYAPWTKCSAQCAGARCRLWSAATSWTAQPWLRTTAAPTASYPRGSAPATQSPAHPTGS from the exons ATGGCTCCTGCCTGCCAGATCCTCCGCTGGGCCCTCGCCCTGGGGCTGGGCCTCACGTTCGAGGTCACGCACGCCTTCCGGTCTCAAG ATGAGTTCCTGTCCAGTCTGGAGAGCTATGAGATCGCCTTCCCCACCCGAGTGGACCACAACGGGGCACTGCTGGCCTtctcacccccaacccccaggagGCAGCGTCGGGGCACAGGGCCCCAAGCAGAGTCCCGCCTTTTCTACAAGGTGGCAGCACCCAGCACCCACTTCCTGCTGAACCTGACCCGCAGCCCTCGCCTCCTGGCGGGGCATGTCTCCGTGGAGTACTGGACTCGAGAGGGCCTGGCCTGGCAGAGGGCCGCCCGGCCCCACTGCCTCTACGCCGGCCACCTGCAGGGCCAGGCCAGCAGCTCCCACGTGGCCATCAGCACCTGTGGGGGCCTG CATGGCCTGATTGTGGCAGATGAAGAAGAATACTTAATCGAGCCCCTGCAAGGAGGGCCCAAGGGGCAGCGGGGCCCAGAGGAGAGTGGTCCCCACGTGGTGTACAAGCGTTCCTCCCTGCGTCACCCCCACCTGGACACAGCCTGTGGAGTGAGAG ATGAGAAACCGTGGAAGGGGCGGCCTTGGTGGCTGCGCACCCTGAAACCGCCACCTGCCTGGCCCCTCGGGAATGAAACAGAGCGCGGCCAGCCAGGCCTGAAGCGCTCGGTCAGCCGAGAGCGCTATGTGGAGACCCTGGTGGTGGCTGACAAGATGATGGTGGCCTACCACGGGCGCCGAGACGTGGAACAGTATGTGCTGGCCATCATGAACATT GTTGCCAAACTTTTCCAGGACTCGAGTCTGGGAAACATCGTTAATATCCTGGTAACACGCCTCATCCTGCTCACGGAGGACcag CCCACCCTGGAGATCACCCACCATGCTGGGAAGTCCCTGGACAGCTTCTGTAAGTGGCAGAAATCCATCGTGAACCGTAGCGGCCATGGCAATGCCATTCCAGAGAACGGCGTGGCCAACCATGACACAGCGGTGCTCATCACACG CTATGACATCTGCATCTACAAGAACAAACCCTGCGGCACACTAG GCCTGGCCCCCGTGGGCGGGATGTGTGAGCGAGAGAGAAGTTGTAGCATCAACGAAGACATCGGCCTGGCCACAGCATTCACCATTGCCCACGAGATCGGACACAC GTTTGGCATGAACCACGACGGCGTGGGGAACAGCTGCGGGGCCCGTGGCCAGGACCCGGCCAAACTCATGGCCGCGCACATCACCATGAAGACCAACCCGTTTGTGTGGTCCTCCTGCAGCCGTGACTACATCACCAGCTTTCTGGA CTTGGGCCTGGGGCTCTGCCTGAACAACCGGCCGCCCAGACAGGACTTCGTGTACCCAACGGTGGCCCCCGGCCAGGCCTATGATGCAGACGAACAATGCCGCTTCCAGCATGGAGTCAAATCGCGTCAGTGTAAATACGGG GAGGTCTGCAGCGAGTTGTGGTGTCTGAGCAAGAGCAACCGGTGCATCACCAACAGCATCCCGGCCGCCGAGGGCACGCTGTGCCAGACGCACACCATCGACAAGGGG TGGTGCTACAAGCGGGTCTGCGTCCCCTTCGGGTCGCGGCCGGAGGGCGTGGACGGCGCCTGGGGCCCGTGGACCCCGTGGGGCGACTGCAGCCGGACGTGCGGCGGCGGCGTGTCCTCCTCCAGCCGTCACTGCGACAGCCCCAG GCCGACGATCGGGGGCAAGTACTGCTTGGGCGAGAGACGGAGGCACCGTTCCTGCAACACCGAT GACTGTCCCCCAGGCTCCCAGGACTTCAGGGAAATGCAGTGCTCTGAATTTGACAGTGTCCCCTTCCGTGGAAAATTCTACACGTGGAAAACGTACCGGGGAG GGGGCGTGAAGGCCTGCTCGCTCACGTGCCTAGCAGAAGGCTTCAACTTCTACACGGAGAGGGCGGCGGCTGTGGTGGACGGGACGCCCTGCCGCCCAGACACAGTGGACATTTGTGTCAGCGGCGAGTGCAAG CACGTGGGCTGCGACCGGGTCCTGGGCTCTGACCTGCGGGAAGACAAGTGCAGAGTGTGTGGGGGTGATGGCAGCGCCTGCGAAACCATCGAGGGGGTCTTCAGCCCAGCCTGGCCTGGAGCCG GGACCAGGAATGGGGGAGACAGGCAGGTGCAGGGAAGGGCCAAGTGGGTGACATCTGAGCTCCACTGTCCAGGGTACGAGGAAGTCGTCTGGATCCCCAAAGGCTCCGTCCACATTTTCATCCAGGACCTGAACCTCTCCCTCAGTCACCTGG CCCTGAAGGGGGACCAGGAGTCCCTGCTGCTGGAGGGGCTGCCTGGGACCCCCCAGCCCCACCGCCTGCCCCTGGCCGGGACCACCTTTCAGCTGCGACAAGGGCCGGATCAGACCCAGAGCCTAGAAGCCCTGGGACCCATTAACGCATCTCTCATCATCATG GTGCTGGCCCGGACTGAGCTGCCGGTCCTCCGCTACCGCTTCAATGCACCCATCACCCGAGATGCACTGCCTCCGTACTCCTGGCACTACGCGCCCTGGACCAAGTGCTCGGCCCAGTGTGCAGGCG CCAGGTGCAGGCTGTGGAGTGCCGCAACCAGCTGGACAGCTCAGCCGTGGCTCCGCACCACTGCAGCGCCCACAGCAAGCTACCCAAGAGGCAGCGCGCCTGCAACACAGAGCCCTGCCCACCCGA CTGGGTCGTAG
- the ADAMTS10 gene encoding A disintegrin and metalloproteinase with thrombospondin motifs 10 isoform X1, with protein MAPACQILRWALALGLGLTFEVTHAFRSQDEFLSSLESYEIAFPTRVDHNGALLAFSPPTPRRQRRGTGPQAESRLFYKVAAPSTHFLLNLTRSPRLLAGHVSVEYWTREGLAWQRAARPHCLYAGHLQGQASSSHVAISTCGGLHGLIVADEEEYLIEPLQGGPKGQRGPEESGPHVVYKRSSLRHPHLDTACGVRDEKPWKGRPWWLRTLKPPPAWPLGNETERGQPGLKRSVSRERYVETLVVADKMMVAYHGRRDVEQYVLAIMNIVAKLFQDSSLGNIVNILVTRLILLTEDQPTLEITHHAGKSLDSFCKWQKSIVNRSGHGNAIPENGVANHDTAVLITRYDICIYKNKPCGTLGLAPVGGMCERERSCSINEDIGLATAFTIAHEIGHTFGMNHDGVGNSCGARGQDPAKLMAAHITMKTNPFVWSSCSRDYITSFLDLGLGLCLNNRPPRQDFVYPTVAPGQAYDADEQCRFQHGVKSRQCKYGEVCSELWCLSKSNRCITNSIPAAEGTLCQTHTIDKGWCYKRVCVPFGSRPEGVDGAWGPWTPWGDCSRTCGGGVSSSSRHCDSPRPTIGGKYCLGERRRHRSCNTDDCPPGSQDFREMQCSEFDSVPFRGKFYTWKTYRGGGVKACSLTCLAEGFNFYTERAAAVVDGTPCRPDTVDICVSGECKHVGCDRVLGSDLREDKCRVCGGDGSACETIEGVFSPAWPGAGTRNGGDRQVQGRAKWVTSELHCPGYEEVVWIPKGSVHIFIQDLNLSLSHLALKGDQESLLLEGLPGTPQPHRLPLAGTTFQLRQGPDQTQSLEALGPINASLIIMVLARTELPVLRYRFNAPITRDALPPYSWHYAPWTKCSAQCAGGSQVQAVECRNQLDSSAVAPHHCSAHSKLPKRQRACNTEPCPPDWVVGNWSRCSRSCDAGVRSRSVVCQRRVSAAEEKALDDSACPQPRPPVLEACHGPACPPEWAALDWSECTPSCGPGLRHRVVLCKSADHRATLPPTHCPPAAKPPATMRCNLRRCPPARWVAGEWGECSAQCGFGQQQRPVRCSSHTGQPSRECADALRPPATQQCEAKCDSAPPGDGLEECKDVNKVAYCPLVLKFQFCSRAYFRQMCCKTCQGR; from the exons ATGGCTCCTGCCTGCCAGATCCTCCGCTGGGCCCTCGCCCTGGGGCTGGGCCTCACGTTCGAGGTCACGCACGCCTTCCGGTCTCAAG ATGAGTTCCTGTCCAGTCTGGAGAGCTATGAGATCGCCTTCCCCACCCGAGTGGACCACAACGGGGCACTGCTGGCCTtctcacccccaacccccaggagGCAGCGTCGGGGCACAGGGCCCCAAGCAGAGTCCCGCCTTTTCTACAAGGTGGCAGCACCCAGCACCCACTTCCTGCTGAACCTGACCCGCAGCCCTCGCCTCCTGGCGGGGCATGTCTCCGTGGAGTACTGGACTCGAGAGGGCCTGGCCTGGCAGAGGGCCGCCCGGCCCCACTGCCTCTACGCCGGCCACCTGCAGGGCCAGGCCAGCAGCTCCCACGTGGCCATCAGCACCTGTGGGGGCCTG CATGGCCTGATTGTGGCAGATGAAGAAGAATACTTAATCGAGCCCCTGCAAGGAGGGCCCAAGGGGCAGCGGGGCCCAGAGGAGAGTGGTCCCCACGTGGTGTACAAGCGTTCCTCCCTGCGTCACCCCCACCTGGACACAGCCTGTGGAGTGAGAG ATGAGAAACCGTGGAAGGGGCGGCCTTGGTGGCTGCGCACCCTGAAACCGCCACCTGCCTGGCCCCTCGGGAATGAAACAGAGCGCGGCCAGCCAGGCCTGAAGCGCTCGGTCAGCCGAGAGCGCTATGTGGAGACCCTGGTGGTGGCTGACAAGATGATGGTGGCCTACCACGGGCGCCGAGACGTGGAACAGTATGTGCTGGCCATCATGAACATT GTTGCCAAACTTTTCCAGGACTCGAGTCTGGGAAACATCGTTAATATCCTGGTAACACGCCTCATCCTGCTCACGGAGGACcag CCCACCCTGGAGATCACCCACCATGCTGGGAAGTCCCTGGACAGCTTCTGTAAGTGGCAGAAATCCATCGTGAACCGTAGCGGCCATGGCAATGCCATTCCAGAGAACGGCGTGGCCAACCATGACACAGCGGTGCTCATCACACG CTATGACATCTGCATCTACAAGAACAAACCCTGCGGCACACTAG GCCTGGCCCCCGTGGGCGGGATGTGTGAGCGAGAGAGAAGTTGTAGCATCAACGAAGACATCGGCCTGGCCACAGCATTCACCATTGCCCACGAGATCGGACACAC GTTTGGCATGAACCACGACGGCGTGGGGAACAGCTGCGGGGCCCGTGGCCAGGACCCGGCCAAACTCATGGCCGCGCACATCACCATGAAGACCAACCCGTTTGTGTGGTCCTCCTGCAGCCGTGACTACATCACCAGCTTTCTGGA CTTGGGCCTGGGGCTCTGCCTGAACAACCGGCCGCCCAGACAGGACTTCGTGTACCCAACGGTGGCCCCCGGCCAGGCCTATGATGCAGACGAACAATGCCGCTTCCAGCATGGAGTCAAATCGCGTCAGTGTAAATACGGG GAGGTCTGCAGCGAGTTGTGGTGTCTGAGCAAGAGCAACCGGTGCATCACCAACAGCATCCCGGCCGCCGAGGGCACGCTGTGCCAGACGCACACCATCGACAAGGGG TGGTGCTACAAGCGGGTCTGCGTCCCCTTCGGGTCGCGGCCGGAGGGCGTGGACGGCGCCTGGGGCCCGTGGACCCCGTGGGGCGACTGCAGCCGGACGTGCGGCGGCGGCGTGTCCTCCTCCAGCCGTCACTGCGACAGCCCCAG GCCGACGATCGGGGGCAAGTACTGCTTGGGCGAGAGACGGAGGCACCGTTCCTGCAACACCGAT GACTGTCCCCCAGGCTCCCAGGACTTCAGGGAAATGCAGTGCTCTGAATTTGACAGTGTCCCCTTCCGTGGAAAATTCTACACGTGGAAAACGTACCGGGGAG GGGGCGTGAAGGCCTGCTCGCTCACGTGCCTAGCAGAAGGCTTCAACTTCTACACGGAGAGGGCGGCGGCTGTGGTGGACGGGACGCCCTGCCGCCCAGACACAGTGGACATTTGTGTCAGCGGCGAGTGCAAG CACGTGGGCTGCGACCGGGTCCTGGGCTCTGACCTGCGGGAAGACAAGTGCAGAGTGTGTGGGGGTGATGGCAGCGCCTGCGAAACCATCGAGGGGGTCTTCAGCCCAGCCTGGCCTGGAGCCG GGACCAGGAATGGGGGAGACAGGCAGGTGCAGGGAAGGGCCAAGTGGGTGACATCTGAGCTCCACTGTCCAGGGTACGAGGAAGTCGTCTGGATCCCCAAAGGCTCCGTCCACATTTTCATCCAGGACCTGAACCTCTCCCTCAGTCACCTGG CCCTGAAGGGGGACCAGGAGTCCCTGCTGCTGGAGGGGCTGCCTGGGACCCCCCAGCCCCACCGCCTGCCCCTGGCCGGGACCACCTTTCAGCTGCGACAAGGGCCGGATCAGACCCAGAGCCTAGAAGCCCTGGGACCCATTAACGCATCTCTCATCATCATG GTGCTGGCCCGGACTGAGCTGCCGGTCCTCCGCTACCGCTTCAATGCACCCATCACCCGAGATGCACTGCCTCCGTACTCCTGGCACTACGCGCCCTGGACCAAGTGCTCGGCCCAGTGTGCAGGCG GCAGCCAGGTGCAGGCTGTGGAGTGCCGCAACCAGCTGGACAGCTCAGCCGTGGCTCCGCACCACTGCAGCGCCCACAGCAAGCTACCCAAGAGGCAGCGCGCCTGCAACACAGAGCCCTGCCCACCCGA CTGGGTCGTAGGAAACTGGTCGCGCTGCAGCCGCAGCTGTGATGCGGGCGTGCGCAGCCGCTCCGTCGTGTGCCAGCGCCGCGTGTCGGCCGCCGAGGAGAAGGCGCTGGACGACAGCGCTTGCCCGCAGCCGCGCCCACCGGTGCTGGAGGCCTGCCACGGCCCGGCCTGCCCTCCAGAGTGGGCCGCCCTCGACTGGTCGGAG TGCACCCCCAGCTGCGGGCCGGGCCTCCGCCACCGTGTCGTCCTTTGTAAGAGCGCAGATCACCGCGCCACACTGCCCCCCACGCACTGCCCGCCCGCGGCCAAGCCGCCGGCGACCATGCGCTGCAACCTGCGCCGCTGCCCGCCGGCCCGCTGGGTGGCGGGAGAGTGGGGTGAG TGCTCCGCGCAGTGCGGCTTCGGGCAGCAACAGCGCCCGGTGCgctgctccagccacacagggCAGCCCTCACGCGAGTGCGCGGACGCCCTGCGGCCCCCCGCCACGCAGCAGTGCGAGGCCAAGTGTGACAGCGCGCCCCCCGGCGACGGCCTGGAAG AGTGCAAGGATGTGAACAAGGTCGCCTACTGCCCCCTGGTGCTGAAATTTCAGTTCTGCAGCCGAGCCTACTTCCGCCAAATGTGCTGCAAAACCTGTCAAGGCCGCTAG